A window of Strigops habroptila isolate Jane chromosome 5, bStrHab1.2.pri, whole genome shotgun sequence contains these coding sequences:
- the CTBP2 gene encoding C-terminal-binding protein 2 isoform X2, giving the protein MALVDKHKVKRQRLDRICEGIRPQIMNGPMHPRPLVALLDGRDCTVEMPILKDLATVAFCDAQSTQEIHEKVLNEAVGAMMYHTITLTREDLEKFKALRVIVRIGSGYDNIDIKAAGELGIAVCNIPSAAVEETADSTICHVLNLYRRNTWLYQALREGTRVQSVEQIREVASGAARIRGETLGLIGFGRTAQAVAVRAKAFGFNVIFYDPYLQDGIERSLGVQRVYTLQDLLYQSDCVSLHCNLNEHNHHLINDFTIKQMRQGAFLVNTARGGLVDEKALTQALKEGRIRGAALDVHESEPFSFAQGPLKDAPNLICTPHTAWYSEQASLEMREAAATEIRRAITGRIPESLRNCVNKEFFVTTAPWSVIDQQAIHPELNGATYRYPPGMVSVAPGGIPAAMEGIIPGGIPVTHNLPTVAHPSQAPSPNQPTKHGDNREHPNEQ; this is encoded by the exons GTATTCGCCCCCAAATCATGAACGGCCCCATGCACCCGCGGCCGCTGGTGGCACTGCTGGACGGCAGGGACTGCACGGTGGAGATGCCTATTCTGAAGGACTTGGCCACGGTTGCTTTCTGTGACGCACAATCAACTCAGGAGATTCACGAGAAG GTATTAAACGAAGCCGTTGGGGCGATGATGTACCACACCATCACGCTGACTCGAGAAGATCTAGAGAAGTTCAAGGCCTTACGGGTCATCGTTCGAATAGGCAGCGGCTACGACAACATTGACATCAAAGCTGCAGGGGAGCTTG GGATCGCCGTCTGCAACATCCCCTCGGCCGCCGTGGAGGAGACGGCCGACTCCACCATCTGCCACGTCCTCAACCTGTACCGCCGCAACACGTGGCTCTACCAGGCGCTGCGGGAAGGCACGAGGGTGCAGAGCGTGGAGCAGATCCGGGAGGTGGCCTCCGGAGCCGCGCGCATCCGCGGGGAGACGCTCGGCCTCATCGGCTTCG GTCGCACTGCGCAGGCGGTCGCGGTCCGAGCCAAGGCATTCGGCTTCAACGTGATCTTTTATGACCCGTACCTGCAGGATGGGATTGAGAGGTCCCTGGGGGTCCAGAGGGTCTACACACTGCAGGACCTGCTCTATCAGAGCGACTGTGTCTCGTTGCACTGTAACCTTAACGAACATAACCACCACCTTATCAACGACTTCACGATCAAGCAG ATGAGGCAGGGAGCGTTCCTGGTGAACACAGCACGCGGGGGGCTGGTGGACGAGAAAGCCTTAACCCAAGCCCTGAAGGAGGGACGGATACGAGGGGCTGCGCTCGACGTGCACGAGTCTGAACCGTTCAG tttCGCTCAAGGGCCGTTGAAAGATGCTCCTAATTTAATCTGTACCCCGCACACGGCCTGGTACAGCGAGCAGGCGTCCCTGGAGatgagagaagctgctgctacTGAAATCCGGCGTGCCATCACAG GGCGCATCCCAGAAAGCCTAAGAAACTGCGTCAATAAGGAATTCTTTGTCACAACGGCTCCGTGGTCAGTAATAGATCAGCAAGCGATTCATCCAGAGCTCAATGGTGCCACGTACAG GTATCCGCCTGGGATGGTCAGCGTGGCACCGGGAGGAATACCGGCAGCTATGGAAGGCATCATTCCCGGCGGCATCCCTGTCACTCACAACCTCCCCACAGTGGCACATCCTTCCCAAGCGCCATCTCCGAACCAGCCCACAAAACACGGGGACAACAGGGAACATCCCAACGAGCAATAG
- the CTBP2 gene encoding C-terminal-binding protein 2 isoform X3: MWRQHFPGIRPQIMNGPMHPRPLVALLDGRDCTVEMPILKDLATVAFCDAQSTQEIHEKVLNEAVGAMMYHTITLTREDLEKFKALRVIVRIGSGYDNIDIKAAGELGIAVCNIPSAAVEETADSTICHVLNLYRRNTWLYQALREGTRVQSVEQIREVASGAARIRGETLGLIGFGRTAQAVAVRAKAFGFNVIFYDPYLQDGIERSLGVQRVYTLQDLLYQSDCVSLHCNLNEHNHHLINDFTIKQMRQGAFLVNTARGGLVDEKALTQALKEGRIRGAALDVHESEPFSFAQGPLKDAPNLICTPHTAWYSEQASLEMREAAATEIRRAITGRIPESLRNCVNKEFFVTTAPWSVIDQQAIHPELNGATYRYPPGMVSVAPGGIPAAMEGIIPGGIPVTHNLPTVAHPSQAPSPNQPTKHGDNREHPNEQ, encoded by the exons ATGTGGAGGCAACATTTTCCAG GTATTCGCCCCCAAATCATGAACGGCCCCATGCACCCGCGGCCGCTGGTGGCACTGCTGGACGGCAGGGACTGCACGGTGGAGATGCCTATTCTGAAGGACTTGGCCACGGTTGCTTTCTGTGACGCACAATCAACTCAGGAGATTCACGAGAAG GTATTAAACGAAGCCGTTGGGGCGATGATGTACCACACCATCACGCTGACTCGAGAAGATCTAGAGAAGTTCAAGGCCTTACGGGTCATCGTTCGAATAGGCAGCGGCTACGACAACATTGACATCAAAGCTGCAGGGGAGCTTG GGATCGCCGTCTGCAACATCCCCTCGGCCGCCGTGGAGGAGACGGCCGACTCCACCATCTGCCACGTCCTCAACCTGTACCGCCGCAACACGTGGCTCTACCAGGCGCTGCGGGAAGGCACGAGGGTGCAGAGCGTGGAGCAGATCCGGGAGGTGGCCTCCGGAGCCGCGCGCATCCGCGGGGAGACGCTCGGCCTCATCGGCTTCG GTCGCACTGCGCAGGCGGTCGCGGTCCGAGCCAAGGCATTCGGCTTCAACGTGATCTTTTATGACCCGTACCTGCAGGATGGGATTGAGAGGTCCCTGGGGGTCCAGAGGGTCTACACACTGCAGGACCTGCTCTATCAGAGCGACTGTGTCTCGTTGCACTGTAACCTTAACGAACATAACCACCACCTTATCAACGACTTCACGATCAAGCAG ATGAGGCAGGGAGCGTTCCTGGTGAACACAGCACGCGGGGGGCTGGTGGACGAGAAAGCCTTAACCCAAGCCCTGAAGGAGGGACGGATACGAGGGGCTGCGCTCGACGTGCACGAGTCTGAACCGTTCAG tttCGCTCAAGGGCCGTTGAAAGATGCTCCTAATTTAATCTGTACCCCGCACACGGCCTGGTACAGCGAGCAGGCGTCCCTGGAGatgagagaagctgctgctacTGAAATCCGGCGTGCCATCACAG GGCGCATCCCAGAAAGCCTAAGAAACTGCGTCAATAAGGAATTCTTTGTCACAACGGCTCCGTGGTCAGTAATAGATCAGCAAGCGATTCATCCAGAGCTCAATGGTGCCACGTACAG GTATCCGCCTGGGATGGTCAGCGTGGCACCGGGAGGAATACCGGCAGCTATGGAAGGCATCATTCCCGGCGGCATCCCTGTCACTCACAACCTCCCCACAGTGGCACATCCTTCCCAAGCGCCATCTCCGAACCAGCCCACAAAACACGGGGACAACAGGGAACATCCCAACGAGCAATAG